A window from Branchiostoma lanceolatum isolate klBraLanc5 chromosome 9, klBraLanc5.hap2, whole genome shotgun sequence encodes these proteins:
- the LOC136442388 gene encoding 5-methyltetrahydropteroyltriglutamate--homocysteine methyltransferase-like: MLTTVVGSYPKPDYLRIPDWFTHANLAKGYKYTPADFNDFQRTADKEDLEKQITLAIREVIQEQIDIGIDVITDGELRRENYVYHFCRQLDGFSFDQLEKVTYRNGASTGYFPTVVSEVRPRDDRPFVLDEWKASQALTEHPVKITIPGPMTIIGTTKNRFYKDRRDLSEALVSVINREVRALADAGCKYIQIDEPVMMPEPDIADEYGIEHVSRCFKGLPQEVTKAVHACCGYPLYLDQEDYLKADRSLYGRLADKLDNAGFDRLSIEDAHCPTDLSFLSKFSRTSVVLGVVAIARSRVEPVEEIRGRVREALRFLPPHRLVLAPDCGLGFLPRDVLRAKLKNMVAAARTFQQN, translated from the exons ATGTTGACAACCGTGGTCGGCAGCTACCCTAAGCCGGACTACCTCCGGATTCCGGACTGGTTCACCCACGCTAATCTGGCCAAAGGTTACAAGTACACTCCGGCTGACTTCAACGACTTTCAGAGGACTGCTGACAAGGAAG ACTTAGAGAAGCAGATCACACTTGCGATCCGGGAGGTGATCCAGGAACAGATCGACATCGGGATCGACGTGATCACGGACGGTGAACTCAGGAGAGAGAACTACGTCTACCATTTCTG TCGTCAGTTGGACGGTTTCAGTTTTGACCAGTTGGAGAAAGTGACTTATCGGAACGGTGCGTCCACGGGATACTTCCCTACCGTAGTGTCAGAGGTCAGGCCACGAGACGACAGGCCGTTTGTTCTAGACGAATGGAAGGCGTCCCAGGCGCTAACCGAACACCCGGTCAAGATCACCATACCTGGGCCCATGACCATCATAGGGACCACTAAAA ACCGTTTCTACAAAGACCGTCGCGATTTGAGCGAGGCCCTGGTGTCGGTGATCAACCGAGAGGTGCGCGCCCTAGCGGACGCAGGGTGTAAGTACATCCAGATCGACGAACCTGTCATGATGCCGGAACCAGACATAGCTGATGAATATGGGATAGAGCATGTTTCAAGGTGCTTTAAG GGTCTTCCCCAAGAAGTGACAAAGGCTGTACATGCTTGCTGTGGATATCCACTTTACTTG GACCAAGAAGACTACCTGAAGGCCGACCGGTCGCTGTATGGCAGGTTGGCGGACAAACTGGACAATGCTGGCTTCGATAGAC TCTCCATAGAAGACGCCCACTGTCCCACGGACCTGTCGTTCCTGTCCAAGTTCAGCCGTACCTCCGTGGTGCTGGGAGTGGTGGCCATAGCCCGCAGCAGGGTGGAGCCTGTGGAGGAGATCCGGGGACGGGTTCGGGAGGCCCTGCGCTTCCTGCCGCCGCACAGACTGGTACTGGCCCCCGACTGTGGACTGGGCTTCCTGCCGAGGGACGTTCTCAGGGCCAAGCTCAAGAACATGGTCGCAGCAGCAAGGACCTTCCAGCAAAACTGA
- the LOC136442385 gene encoding 5-methyltetrahydropteroyltriglutamate--homocysteine methyltransferase-like isoform X3: MPLQTTVIGSYPKPESVPVPDWFKAGPGIRTGQEGYSAQEYNDFRKDVASEEELEKQITRAIREVIQEQTDIGIDVITDGELRRENYILYFCRQLNGFDFDNLVKETFRNGAWSGFVPAVVSEVGPRDDRPFVLEEWQAAQSLTDQPVKITIPGPMTIIGSTANRFYKDRRDLSQALVSVINREVRVLADAGCKYIQIDEPLMMREPEIAEEYGIEHVSKCFKGLPQEVTKAVHACCGYPLYLDQEDYLKADRSLYGTLADKLDSAGFDQLSIEDAHCPTDLSFLSKFSRTTVVLGVVAIARSRVEPVEEIRGRVREALRFLPPHRLVLAPDCGLGFLPRDVLRTKLKNMVAAAKTFPVN, translated from the exons ATGCCTCTGCAGACGACAGTTATCGGGAGCTATCCCAAGCCGGAGAGTGTTCCTGTACCGGACTGGTTCAAGGCAGGCCCTGGGATCAGGACGGGGCAGGAGGGGTACTCGGCACAGGAGTATAATGACTTCCGTAAGGACGTAGCCTCCGAAGAAG agTTAGAGAAGCAGATCACAAGGGCGATCCGGGAGGTGATCCAGGAACAGACAGACATCGGGATCGACGTGATCACGGACGGTGAGCTGAGGAGAGAGAACTACATTCTATACTTTTG CCGGCAACTGAACGGGTTTGATTTTGATAACTTGGTGAAGGAGACATTCCGGAATGGGGCGTGGTCAGGGTTCGTGCCCGCCGTGGTGTCGGAGGTCGGCCCGCGGGACGACAGGCCGTTCGTCCTGGAGGAATGGCAGGCGGCGCAGAGCCTCACTGACCAGCCCGTCAAGATCACCATCCCAGGGCCCATGACTATCATAGGGTCTACTGCAA ACCGTTTCTACAAAGACCGCCGCGATTTGAGCCAGGCGTTGGTGTCGGTGATCAACCGAGAGGTGCGCGTCCTGGCGGACGCAGGGTGTAAGTACATCCAGATCGACGAACCCCTCATGATGCGGGAACCAGAGATAGCCGAGGAATATGGGATAGAGCATGTTTCAAAGTGCTTTAAG GGTCTTCCCCAAGAAGTGACAAAGGCTGTACATGCTTGCTGTGGATATCCACTTTACTTG GACCAAGAAGACTACCTGAAGGCAGACCGGTCGCTGTATGGCACGTTGGCAGACAAACTGGATAGTGCTGGCTTCGATCAAC TCTCCATAGAAGACGCCCACTGCCCCACGGACCTGTCGTTCCTGTCCAAGTTCAGCCGTACCACAGTGGTGCTGGGAGTGGTGGCCATAGCCCGCAGCAGGGTGGAGCCTGTGGAGGAGATCCGGGGACGGGTTCGGGAGGCCCTGCGCTTCCTGCCGCCGCACAGACTGGTGCTGGCCCCCGACTGTGGACTGGGCTTCCTGCCGAGGGACGTTCTCAGGACCAAGCTCAAGAACATGGTCGCAGCGGCGAAAACATTTCCCGTGAACTGA
- the LOC136442390 gene encoding 5-methyltetrahydropteroyltriglutamate--homocysteine methyltransferase-like, which translates to MLTTVVGSYPKPDYLRIPDYFTDGTPADFNDFQRAADKEELEKQITLAIREVIQEQIDIGIDVITDGEIRRENFVYHFCRQLDGFSFDQLEKVTYGNGASTEYFPTVVSEVKPRDDRPIVLDHWKASQALTEHPVKITIPGPMTIIGTTKRKLHASLSARSLYLPIISPVGFFHVYRAFHVLSFFYAFFASSLSFSFFSLLSLI; encoded by the exons ATGTTGACAACCGTGGTCGGTAGCTACCCTAAGCCGGACTACCTCCGGATTCCGGACTATTTCACCGACGGTACTCCGGCTGACTTCAACGACTTTCAGAGGGCTGCTGACAAGGAag AGTTAGAGAAGCAGATCACACTTGCGATCCGGGAGGTGATCCAGGAACAGATCGACATCGGGATCGACGTGATCACGGACGGGGAAATCAGGAGAGAGAATTTCGTCTATCACTTCTG TCGTCAGTTGGACGGTTTCAGTTTTGACCAGTTGGAGAAAGTGACTTATGGGAACGGTGCTTCCACTGAATACTTTCCTACAGTGGTGTCAGAGGTCAAGCCACGAGACGACAGGCCGATTGTTCTGGACCACTGGAAGGCGTCCCAGGCGCTAACCGAACACCCGGTCAAGATCACCATACCTGGGCCCATGACCATCATAgggaccactaaaagaaagttACATGCATCGCTCAGTGCAAGGAGTTTATATCTGCCTATAATCTCGCCAGTTGGCTTCTTTCATGTTTATCGTGCTTTTCATGTATTATCATTTTTCTACGCTTTTTTTGCTTCCTCTTTGTCGTTTTCATTCTTTTCCTTACTGTCTCTGATATAA
- the LOC136442387 gene encoding 5-methyltetrahydropteroyltriglutamate--homocysteine methyltransferase-like — MLTTVVGSYPKPDYLRIPDWFTHANLAKGYKYTPADFNDFQRAADKEDLERQITLAIWEVIQEQIDIGIDVITDGELRRENYVYHFCRQLDGFSFDQLEKVTYRNGALTGYFPTVVSEVRPRDDRPFVLDEWKASQALTEHPVKITIPGPMTIIGTTKNRFYKGRKELSEALVSVINREVRALADAGCKYIQIDEPVMMREPGIAEEYGIEHVSKCFKGLPQEVTKAVHACCGYPLYLDHEEYLKADRSLYGRLADKLDSAGFDRLSTEDAHCPTDLSFLSKFSRTTVVLGVVAIARSRVEPVEEIRGRVREALRFLPPHRLVLAPDCGLGFLPRDVLRAKLKNMVAAARTFQQN; from the exons ATGTTGACAACCGTGGTCGGCAGCTACCCTAAACCGGACTACCTCCGGATTCCGGACTGGTTCACCCACGCTAATCTGGCCAAAGGTTACAAGTACACTCCGGCTGACTTCAACGACTTTCAGAGGGCTGCTGACAAGGAAG ACTTAGAGAGGCAGATCACACTTGCGATCTGGGAGGTGATCCAGGAACAGATCGACATCGGGATCGACGTGATCACGGACGGCGAACTCAGGAGAGAGAACTACGTCTACCATTTCTG TCGTCAGTTGGACGGGTTTAGTTTTGACCAGTTAGAGAAAGTGACTTATCGGAACGGTGCCCTCACGGGATACTTCCCTACCGTAGTGTCAGAGGTCAGGCCACGAGACGACCGGCCGTTTGTTCTAGACGAATGGAAGGCGTCCCAGGCGCTAACCGAACACCCGGTCAAGATCACTATACCTGGGCCCATGACCATCATAGGGACGACTAAAA ACCGTTTCTACAAAGGCCGAAAGGAGCTAAGCGAGGCCCTGGTGTCCGTGATCAACCGAGAGGTGCGCGCCCTGGCGGACGCAGGGTGTAAGTACATCCAGATCGACGAACCCGTCATGATGCGGGAACCAGGTATAGCCGAGGAATATGGGATAGAGCATGTTTCAAAGTGCTTTAAG GGTCTTCCCCAAGAAGTGACAAAGGCTGTACATGCTTGCTGTGGATATCCACTTTACTTG GACCACGAAGAATACCTGAAGGCAGACCGGTCGCTGTATGGCAGGTTGGCAGACAAACTGGATAGTGCTGGCTTCGACAGAC TCTCCACAGAAGACGCCCACTGCCCCACGGACCTGTCGTTCCTGTCCAAGTTCAGCCGTACCACCGTGGTGCTGGGAGTGGTGGCCATAGCCCGCAGCAGGGTGGAGCCTGTGGAGGAGATCCGGGGACGGGTTCGGGAGGCCCTGCGCTTCCTGCCGCCGCACAGACTGGTGCTGGCCCCCGACTGTGGACTGGGCTTCCTGCCGAGGGACGTTCTCAGGGCCAAGCTCAAGAACATGGTCGCAGCGGCAAGGACCTTCCAGCAAAACTGA
- the LOC136442385 gene encoding 5-methyltetrahydropteroyltriglutamate--homocysteine methyltransferase-like isoform X2, producing MPLQTTVIGSYPKPESVPVPDWFKAGPGIRTGQEGYSAQEYNDFRKDVASEEELEKQITRAIREVIQEQTDIGIDVITDGELRRENYILYFCRQLNGFDFDNLVKETFRNGAWSGFVPAVVSEVGPRDDRPFVLEEWQAAQSLTDQPVKITIPGPMTIIGSTANRFYKDRKELSEALVSVINREVRALADAGCKYIQIDEPVMMRNPDIAEDYGIEHVTRCFKGLPMDITKSVHACCGYPSYLDQTDYLKADRTLYDRLATKLDNAGFDQISIEDAHCPTDLSFLSKFSRTTVVLGVVAIARSRVEPVEEIRGRVREALRFLPPHRLVLAPDCGLGFLPRDVLRTKLKNMVAAAKTFPVN from the exons ATGCCTCTGCAGACGACAGTTATCGGGAGCTATCCCAAGCCGGAGAGTGTTCCTGTACCGGACTGGTTCAAGGCAGGCCCTGGGATCAGGACGGGGCAGGAGGGGTACTCGGCACAGGAGTATAATGACTTCCGTAAGGACGTAGCCTCCGAAGAAG agTTAGAGAAGCAGATCACAAGGGCGATCCGGGAGGTGATCCAGGAACAGACAGACATCGGGATCGACGTGATCACGGACGGTGAGCTGAGGAGAGAGAACTACATTCTATACTTTTG CCGGCAACTGAACGGGTTTGATTTTGATAACTTGGTGAAGGAGACATTCCGGAATGGGGCGTGGTCAGGGTTCGTGCCCGCCGTGGTGTCGGAGGTCGGCCCGCGGGACGACAGGCCGTTCGTCCTGGAGGAATGGCAGGCGGCGCAGAGCCTCACTGACCAGCCCGTCAAGATCACCATCCCAGGGCCCATGACTATCATAGGGTCTACTGCAA ATCGTTTCTACAAAGACCGAAAGGAGCTAAGCGAGGCATTGGTGTCGGTGATCAACCGAGAGGTGCGCGCCCTGGCGGACGCAGGGTGTAAGTACATCCAGATCGACGAACCCGTCATGATGCGGAACCCGGATATTGCTGAGGATTATGGGATTGAGCACGTCACTAGGTGTTTCAAG GGTCTTCCAATGGATATCACCAAGTCTGTTCACGCCTGCTGTGGATATCCGTCATACTTG GACCAGACCGACTACCTGAAGGCCGACAGGACGTTGTACGACCGACTGGCTACAAAACTGGATAACGCCGGCTTCGACCAAA TCTCCATAGAAGACGCCCACTGCCCCACGGACCTGTCGTTCCTGTCCAAGTTCAGCCGTACCACAGTGGTGCTGGGAGTGGTGGCCATAGCCCGCAGCAGGGTGGAGCCTGTGGAGGAGATCCGGGGACGGGTTCGGGAGGCCCTGCGCTTCCTGCCGCCGCACAGACTGGTGCTGGCCCCCGACTGTGGACTGGGCTTCCTGCCGAGGGACGTTCTCAGGACCAAGCTCAAGAACATGGTCGCAGCGGCGAAAACATTTCCCGTGAACTGA
- the LOC136442385 gene encoding 5-methyltetrahydropteroyltriglutamate--homocysteine methyltransferase-like isoform X1, translated as MPLQTTVIGSYPKPESVPVPDWFKAGPGIRTGQEGYSAQEYNDFRKDVASEEELEKQITRAIREVIQEQTDIGIDVITDGELRRENYILYFCRQLNGFDFDNLVKETFRNGAWSGFVPAVVSEVGPRDDRPFVLEEWQAAQSLTDQPVKITIPGPMTIIGSTANRFYKDRKELSEALVSVINREVRALADAGCKYIQIDEPVMMRNPDIAEDYGIEHVTRCFKGLPMDITKSVHACCGYPSYLDQTDYLKADRTLYDRLATKLDNAGFDQISLEDAHCPTDLSFLSKFSRTTVVLGVVAIARSRVEPVEEIRGRVREALRFLPPHRLVLAPDCGLGFLPRDVLRAKLKNMVAAAKTFPEI; from the exons ATGCCTCTGCAGACGACAGTTATCGGGAGCTATCCCAAGCCGGAGAGTGTTCCTGTACCGGACTGGTTCAAGGCAGGCCCTGGGATCAGGACGGGGCAGGAGGGGTACTCGGCACAGGAGTATAATGACTTCCGTAAGGACGTAGCCTCCGAAGAAG agTTAGAGAAGCAGATCACAAGGGCGATCCGGGAGGTGATCCAGGAACAGACAGACATCGGGATCGACGTGATCACGGACGGTGAGCTGAGGAGAGAGAACTACATTCTATACTTTTG CCGGCAACTGAACGGGTTTGATTTTGATAACTTGGTGAAGGAGACATTCCGGAATGGGGCGTGGTCAGGGTTCGTGCCCGCCGTGGTGTCGGAGGTCGGCCCGCGGGACGACAGGCCGTTCGTCCTGGAGGAATGGCAGGCGGCGCAGAGCCTCACTGACCAGCCCGTCAAGATCACCATCCCAGGGCCCATGACTATCATAGGGTCTACTGCAA ATCGTTTCTACAAAGACCGAAAGGAGCTAAGCGAGGCATTGGTGTCGGTGATCAACCGAGAGGTGCGCGCCCTGGCGGACGCAGGGTGTAAGTACATCCAGATCGACGAACCCGTCATGATGCGGAACCCGGATATTGCTGAGGATTATGGGATTGAGCACGTCACTAGGTGTTTCAAG GGTCTTCCAATGGATATCACCAAGTCTGTTCACGCCTGCTGTGGATATCCGTCATACTTG GACCAGACCGACTACCTGAAGGCCGACAGGACGTTGTACGACCGACTGGCTACAAAACTGGATAACGCCGGCTTCGACCAAA tctccCTAGAGGACGCCCACTGCCCCACGGACCTGTCGTTCCTGTCCAAGTTCAGCCGTACCACCGTGGTGCTGGGAGTGGTGGCCATAGCCCGCAGCAGGGTGGAGCCTGTGGAGGAGATCCGGGGACGGGTTCGGGAGGCCCTGCGCTTCCTGCCGCCGCACAGACTGGTGCTGGCCCCCGACTGTGGACTGGGCTTCCTGCCGAGGGACGTTCTCAGGGCCAAGCTCAAGAACATGGTCGCAGCGGCGAAAACATTTCCCGAGATCTAA